The Arachis hypogaea cultivar Tifrunner chromosome 14, arahy.Tifrunner.gnm2.J5K5, whole genome shotgun sequence genome has a segment encoding these proteins:
- the LOC112743678 gene encoding uncharacterized protein isoform X5 → MQTILHGFSSLSQSYNSNPDDQHHELYLTCERWLLCSKIIRQLIISGFQSDSKCFQEVRPVKEVSPVFLSALQSFLPYYSSFEKQYPKFWDFLKRACTKLMKILVAFQGRHPYSFGDKFVLSSVVDFCLNKITDPEQYVLSFEQFLIQCMVMIKNILECTEYKPSFTGRVMDENGVTLEQMKKNISSAVGGILTSLLPNERIVLLCNVLIRRYFVLTASDLEEWYHNSEAFHHEQDMIQWTEKLRPCAEALYIVLFENYSQLLGPVVVSLLQETMNNCPTSVTEITPVLLLKDAAYGAAAYVYYELSNYLSFKDWFNGALSLELSNEHPNLRIIHRKVAIILGQWVSEVKEDTKRPVYCALIRLLQGNDLSVRLAACRSLCLHIEDANFSDREFVDLLPICWDSCFKLFDEVQEFDSKVQVLNLISTLILHVSEVIPFAEKLVQFFQKVWEESSGESLLQIQLLVALKNFVVALGYQSPICYSILLPILENGININNPDELNLLEDSMLLWEATLSHAPSMVPQLLPHFSRLVDIMERSFDHLEVAVNIIEDYIILGGNDFLSMHAANIAKILDLVVGNVNDKGLLSVLPVIDILIQCFPMEVPPLISSTLQKLILICLSGGDDRDPSKTSVKASSAAILARLLVMNTNSLAQLASDPSTSLLLQTASIPVQENILLCLVDIWVDKVDNVSCIQKKTIGLALSIILTLRLPQVIDKLDQILSVCTSVILGGNSDLTEEESSGVMSSSTSPDDGNIPSKEFRKRQIKFSDRINHISLEDSVKENLQTCAAIHGESFNAAMNNMHPSALAQLKQALKMP, encoded by the exons ATGCAGACAATATTGCATGGTttctcatctctttctcaatCCTATAATTCAAATCCTGACGATCAGCATCATGAACTTTATCTTACATGTGAGAGATGGTTGTTATGTTCAAAGATAATACGGCAATTAATTATTTCAGGATTTCAAAGCGATTCAAAGTGTTTTCAG GAGGTTCGGCCAGTCAAGGAAGTCTCACCTGTATTCCTAAGTGCACTTCAGTCTTTCCTTCCATACT ATTCATCTTTTGAAAAGCAATATCCCAAATTTTGGGACTTTCTAAAGAGGGCTTGTACCAAATTGATGAAAATTTTAGTTGCCTTTCAGGGCAGACATCCTTATTCATTTGGAGATAAATTTGTGCTTTCCTCAGTTGTTGACTTCTGTTTAAATAAGATAACAGATCCTGAGCAATATGTGTTGTCATTCGAACAGTTTCTCATTCAATGTATGGTAATGATTAAGAATATCCTGGAATGTACGGAATACAAGCCAAGTTTTACTGGTAGGGTGATGGATGAAAATGGAGTTACACTGGAGCAGATGAAAAAAAACATTTCCAGTGCTGTCGGTGGTATTTTGACTTCCCTTTTGCCCAATGAACGGATAGTCCTCTTGTGTAATGTGTTGATAAGAAG GTATTTTGTTCTGACAGCGAGTGATTTGGAGGAGTGGTATCATAACTCTGAGGCTTTTCATCATGAGCAGGATATGATTCAGTGGACGGAAAAACTAAGACCATGTGCTGAAGCTTTGTACATTGTATTGTTTGAAAATTATAGCCAA CTGCTAGGCCCTGTTGTGGTCTCTCTTCTCCAAGAGACTATGAATAATTGCCCAACTTCAGTGACGGAAATTACTCCAGTGTTGCTTCTTAAAGATGCTGCTTATGGAGCTGCTGCTTATGTTTATTATGAACTCTCGAATTATCTGAGCTTTAAAGACTG GTTTAATGGTGCTTTATCCCTCGAGCTCTCAAATGAACATCCCAATTTGCGTATTATTCATCGGAAAGTTGCTATAATTCTTGGGCAGTGGGTTTCTGAG GTTAAAGAAGATACAAAAAGACCTGTGTACTGTGCTTTAATCAGATTGTTACAGGGAAATGACTTATCTGTCAGG CTTGCAGCTTGTCGATCCTTGTGTTTACATATTGAAGATGCAAATTTTTCAGACAGGGAGTTTGTTGATCTTCTCCCTATCTGTTGGGACTCATGTTTCAAGCTGTTTGATGAAGTTCAGGAATTTGACTCAAAG GTCcaggttttgaatttgatttccaCCCTTATCCTTCATGTTAGTGAAGTTATTCCATTTGCAGAAAAGTTGGTTCAATTTTTTCAGAAG GTCTGGGAAGAATCCTCTGGTGAAAGTTTGCTGCAGATTCAGCTTCTTGTTGCTTTGAAAAACTTTGTGGTTGCACTTGGTTACCAGTCACCCATTTGCTACAGCATATTATTGCCAATTCTGGAGAAtggaattaatattaataatccaGATGAACTGAATCTCCTAGAAGATAGCATGCTG TTATGGGAGGCCACACTTTCCCATGCCCCGTCAATGGTGCCTCAATTACTGCCACATTTTTCACGCCTTGTGGATATCATGGAAAGAAGCTTTGACCATTTAGAG GTTGCAGTAAACATAATTGAAGATTACATAATTTTGGGTGGAAATGACTTTCTGAGCATGCATGCTGCAAATATTGCTAAAATTCTTGATTTAGTTGTTGGAAATGTTAATGACAAAGGTCTTCTTTCAGTTCTACCTGTCATTGATATCTTAATACAG TGTTTTCCTATGGAAGTGCCACCGCTCATTAGCAGTACTTTACAA aaattaattttaatatgtttgAGTGGAGGAGATGACCGTGATCCTTCTAAAACATCTGTCAAAGCATCTTCTGCTGCCATCCTAGCAAGGCTTCTGGTGATGAATACAAACTCACTTGCCCAATTAGCATCAGATCCATCTACTTCTCTACTCCTTCAAACAGCATCCATACCTGTTCAAGAAAATATACTTCTTTGTCTGGTTGACATTTGGGTCGACAAG GTAGATAATGTTTCTTGCATCCAGAAGAAGACAATTGGCTTAGCCCTCTCAATAATTCTGACATTAAGGCTACCGCAAGTCATTGACAAACTTGATCAAATTTTGAG TGTTTGCACAAGTGTAATTCTGGGAGGAAACAGTGACTTGACTGAGGAAGAATCCAG TGGTGTTATGAGCTCCAGTACGTCTCCTGATGATGGCAATATCCCAAGTAAAGAATTCAGAAAAAGACAG ATCAAATTTTCAGACCGTATCAATCACATATCACTTGAGGACTCTGTGAAAGAAAATCTACAAACTTGTGCTGCTATTCATGGAGAATCGTTTAATGCTGCAATGAACAATATGCACCCATCTGCGCTTGCACAATTGAAGCAAGCATTAAAGATGCCATAA
- the LOC112743677 gene encoding ERBB-3 BINDING PROTEIN 1, protein MSDDEREEKELDLSSPEVVTKYKTAAEIVNKALKLVVSECKPKAKIVDICEKGDSYIREQTGNVYKNVKRKIERGVAFPTCISVNNTVCHFSPLASDEAVLEGGDILKIDMACHIDGFIAAVAHTHVLQDGPVTGRAADVITAANTAAEVALRLVRPGKKNKDVTEAIQKVAAAYDCKIVEGVLSHQMKQFVIDGNKVVLSVTNPDTRVDDAEFEENEVYAIDIVTSTGEGKPKLLDEKQTTIYKRAVDKSYHLKMKASRFIFSEISQKFPIMPFSARALEEKRARLGLVECVNHELLQPYPVLHEKPGDYVAHIKFTVLLMPNGSDRVTSYPLQELQPTKTIEDPDIKAWLALGTKTKKKGGGKKKKGKKGDKADESAEAEPMDSTNGQE, encoded by the exons ATGTCAGATGATGAAAGGGAGGAGAAGGAGTTGGATCTCTCTTCTCCTGAAGTTGTCACCAAATACAAGACTGCGGCTGAGATCGTTAACA AGGCTTTGAAGTTGGTGGTCTCAGAATGTAAACCGAAGGCCAAGATTGTGGACATTTGCGAAAAAGGAGATTCATACATTAGAGA GCAAACTGGTAATGTGTACAAGAATGTTAAGAGAAAGATTGAGAGAGGCGTTGCTTTTCCAACCTGCATATCTGTAAACAATACAGTCTGTCATTTCTCTCCTCTAGCAAGCGATGAGGCGGTGTTGGAAGGAGGTGATATATTGAAAAT TGATATGGCTTGTCATATAGATGGATTCATTGCTGCTGTGGCACACACACATGTGCTTCAGGATGGCCCAGTTACAGGACGGGCAGCTGATGTTATCACAGCTGCAAACACTGCTGCCGAAGTAGCCTTAAGACTTGTAAGGCCAGGAAAGAAG AATAAGGATGTAACCGAGGCAATTCAAAAGGTTGCTGCTGCCTATGATTGTAAAATTGTTGAGGGTGTGCTTAGTCACCAAATGAAGCAATTTGTAATTGATGGGAACAAAGTTGTGCTTAGTGTAACAAATCCAGATACAAGGGTTGATGACGCGGAGTTTGAGGAAAACGAAGTTTATGCAATTGATATAGTAACAAGCACTGGAGAAGGCAAG CCCAAGCTGTTGGACGAAAAGCAGACAACTATTTATAAGAGAGCCGTTGACAAGAGTTATCACTTAAAGATGAAAGCATCTAGATTCATTTTCAGTGAAATAAGCCAAAAATTTCCAATTATGCCATTCTCTGCTAG GGCTTTGGAAGAGAAAAGAGCTCGCCTGGGTCTAGTGGAATGTGTGAATCATGAGCTCTTGCAGCCATATCCTGTTCTGCATGAAAAGCCGG GTGATTATGTTGCGCACATCAAATTCACAGTCTTGCTAATGCCAAATGGATCAGATCGAGTCACCTCTTATCCACTCCAGGAGTTGCAGCCAACGAAAACCATAGAGGATCCAGATATCAAGGCATGGCTGGCTTTGGGcacaaaaacaaagaagaaaggtggtggaaaaaagaagaaag GTAAGAAGGGGGACAAGGCAGATGAATCAGCTGAAGCTGAGCCTATGGACTCTACAAATGGTCAAGAATGA